The Raphanus sativus cultivar WK10039 chromosome 2, ASM80110v3, whole genome shotgun sequence DNA segment TTTAAACCCGGGAGAAACCatattattttctgaaaataaaattttatataacagTATACATTTCAAACCTCGTGAGCCCATCAGGCTTTTGGCAAGATAAATAGTTGAAAATACACCTCAGCAGAGAAATGCAAGAGCATACAGtgtcaaaaaataattaaatcatatatatatataagcaattATATTCAAATTTGTGCTATGgcataaaacataatttaaatcatttttgataattttacagTAATCTTtgaaataacataattaaataaccTCAATTTGATTTCCTATAGTGAACACATTGTAAATATATCTCACTCACTTGCTCCCTAGACCTTTTTAAATTTCTGGTGTAGAAgtttaaactaattattaatcaAACCGATAATACAGAACAAATGCATGAAAAATGTAGATCTAACTATTTAAACTAATTACTGAATcatctttttatattaaatatccAAAAGTAAAGATgttaaataaatatctaaaaatacagatttttatatttaatagatatgtattattattgattatatgttaattattatcaacagcaaaaaaaaactaactataaatatatttctcatgctgtctttcaaaaaaaaaatataaatatatttctctatctataaaagtattatatgttttaattgtGAAGATATACActttagaaaatacaaaataacatTCATATGTAAGAAAAgtccaaaatattaatatatccttTTACGTGAACCAGTTCTATCCTATTTTTCTTATGGCATCGGCCAACACATTCTCGCAACATATATAACTTATGTGTTATAGCTgcttttacaaaatatattaatgtaagAGGCCAACCATTGAGTTTAACTACTgtctatactatataatatatattactgTATAGTATAGTTTGTCACATGTATTTTATCTTCTCTCTTCGTCCTTACGCAtacacaataatttttttaatagagtAATTGTCTGATCCATCTTGTTTTCCTGTAGTAtgactatattttttattgttggATCTCTTATGAATATTCAGCTAAATGACACAATATTTTAAACCTTTTGATTGtagaaaaaataacaaacttACAAGCAAACATATTTaacaagaaaaagagagagagaaagaatgAAAGTggattttgttcaaaaaaaagaagaaagaatgaAAGTgggttagtttcaaaaaaaaaagaatgaagtGGGTGATCACAACCAATGTAGTAGCCTGAGACTTAAGAAAGTCTTGTACCGTCTTTTTTAAGTCTCCACCAAATACACATCCACTTCCACCATATGTAACAAACCACGTGTCCCAACTAGTGAATATCAACCAATGAAAAGACGACAGCTCAGATATGACCCAACGCCACACATGACAAGTGAAAAGATTCGTTAACCTGACCAATGGCCCAAGCCTTTAAACCAACTCCGAAGTTATTGGCAACTCAAAAACTTCATCAACAGCACATGTCACATTTAAGCCTTCCTCATTTTAAATAAGTAACACTATAGATTTGTTAAAGTTACTATTATAGAATCATGACCAGCTTTGAAATTTAAGAAGttactagattaggacccgccctaaagggcggaaattgatttgtcaaatttcaattaataatatatggtatatataatatgtgtacataatattatatatattttgtgtaacatttatatatatacatattagacatatatataacattttattaaatatatatagaatttaatagtgttataatttgtgttgtacttgttattagtttgtatttaatcttcttttatttttagtataataatttgccttgtcacatcttttaccttttaacttatacacatagttatgctttttttcaaaaaaaaaacttatacatatagtctcgtaaaatgtaatatataaaaaacatatttaaaaattctactaaccatatgccaccattatttggttgtttgaacaaaaaaaatcatgttcttgcataactgtgtatgttgtgatatgatgtaggtgaagagtaaatatatggaagtaaaattagtgatacgaacatgagcctatgttggtctatgccacaattatttggtttttggaagatcaatgagcataagcatacacggtctttgtatgcttacgttgtaaatgagtcggacgttgtaaatgagtcggatattttttctcttatgtctggaatgatatggaactcgttgatttaagagtggttcagttttatatgatctaattatattaagagattaaccaaaattattataaaaatgttactggttaggtttaactaatctatgttggttaaaatttggtttaatttaagttggtaggttgcattgtataggaggtatgatatattctagcaacaactataaaagagtccaaaatttaaatgagaacttcaaatagtagataatccctaaattaatagattagataaatattttagtgtaattagaaaataataattaaaaattataaattctatacatactacttttaaaaaaaaatcgagggTAAAAACagatgaaaacaaaatttgtgTCGAAAACTAACAACTAACAccataagaaatatataaagcATTTATTGTGATCTATAAAgtcagttcttttttttttgacaaaaggttTTATAAAGTCAGTTCTTATTGTGATCATCTAATTATAAGAACGATCCAACACAAAAAATAACGATCCAATACAAAGGTATTATTAGCATGTAAATTATGTGTGGTATTATAATATGTTAGtgttactaaatattatcatttgaaatctgtgtttgtctttttctttgtttgatacaaATTTTGCTGGATAAATTGAATTAGATGATCAGATCATGATTTGGACTGCTACCTATCGCCAAAATTAGCACAGCTTTGATAAGTACTTTAGTATTCCATCTTTGAGAATGTGTTGCTTTTTTCGACTTTTCAATAAAGTTTGATGTTAGACTCTAATACATTTATAGTTACAAGATAATTCCCCACCGCACATCATTTTAAAATAGGCATTCGTAGATTAcacattataatataataagCAGGTGCTATTGAAAAGATGTTATTTTCTAGGTCTTTGATGTAACTAATTAATTTGGAGTTTCATGTACTTGTATGTTTAGCTCGATCTAACATGGTTATagatttcagttttttttttgtattttttcttgTATGTAGGGAATATAATTAGttcaattataaataaattgtatTATAGATAAAAATAGGATGAGGTATTAATGGATATGGAGAAGAAGCATCACTTGATCACTTAGAGCCCACGTTCCCACTCTTAATCACCCAAAAATTATAACAAAGACGTGCTCTCACATCTCATCTCACTCCCTCACCAGCTCACTCACTCTCTCTATCctcttttttatctttctttctatAAAACAATTCTCTCTCAATCATCAATTAATCAAAGGCGATCATATGGCTCTCGACACTCTCAATTCTCCgacctccaccaccaccaccaccaccaccaccaccaccgctcCCTCTCCATTCCTAACCGAGCCGGAGAATCTTGAGTCGTGGACCAAAAGAAAACGTACAAAACGACACCGTATAGATGATCAAGCCAATCCTCCCTCCGAAGAAGAGTATCTTGCTCTTTGCCTCCTCATGCTTGCTCGTGGCTCCTCCGATGATAATCATCACTCTTCtcatcctcctcttcctcctcctccaccgtctgatcatcatcatcgagACTACAAGTGCTCAGTCTGTGGCAAATCTTTCCCGTCTTACCAAGCGTTAGGTGGACACAAAACCAGTCACCGGAAACCggttagtaataataataatattattaaccaCGACGGTAATAGTAACAGTGGTAACGGTTCCATTACTAATAACGGAAACATTAGTAACGGTTTGATTGGTCGAAGTGGAAAGACTCATAAGTGCTCCATCTGTTTCAAGTCGTTTCCATCTGGTCAAGCCTTGGGCGGTCACAAACGGTGTCATTACGACGGTGGTAACGGTAATAGCTACGTTAACGGTAACGGTAGTAACAGTCACGGGTTTGACCTGAACTTACCGGCCGATCAAGTATTTGAAGTTTCTTGCGATGAGACACTTGGGAAAAGTCAACTCTCCGGCGAAGAAACAAGGTCGCCGTTgtgaattatttttattttttactgaTCAGCTAGCTAGTTATCGATCATTAGCTGCTGAGTCTGTAATGAAAATGATTGGAGTGGACTttggattatttttattttctttttttttacgtagacaaaaagaaaaaaaaattgtttatagaaagtaaaaaaaacgagaaatattgaatttatattttactattattggaaataataataagaagaaggaaaaaaaactgATTAATGTTATTTCTGCTTCTTGGAAATTTCCTTATGTAATTCTCTCATTTACTACTTCCGCAAGCAAAGGAGCCAGTTCTATGAATCTGACTGTCACTCCCAGCTTGAAGTGACCTGTTCACTATGATTAGCAACTTAACTGAAATTATTTAACTAATCAATTCTTGTTTAGAAATAACATGTTTTTGATAGGAGAAATTAGTATTAGTTTTGGCTATGTTAGTATTAATTATTGAAGTAGCGATAGATAGGTTAGTAGCACCTAACGAAGCTAATCCTTAAGTGTCTTGTCGTCTTTGATCACTATTATCCATTTTATTGGTTGGCAGACACACTTCCCTCCACGCtttcaacattttttttatgaagCTGTATTATTTCATTTTCATGAGTGTAAAGAGTATTAATTTTCATAGTTTGTTGCGGAAAAATATCCTACACGTCAAAATCGTTCCCAAGTTCTTTTGTGCTCCGAAGAAAATGTAAGTATTAGGTATTCTCTGAATTAAATGCCCATATATACATACACGTTTTTTTTAACACttgaaaatgattttcttaaatatatctTGCATAATCGAAAGTATCCAGTAACTACATTACACAATAGCGAATTTAGACacagttggtaaagggttcacagctgtgagttccgtcACCTAGGTTCGAATCCCGGCtactggggaattaacatttcggcatcgccagggacagaggaccgacatgtggcaacacatgactagtctggaccacttatgtggggccaggatacctctgtataattcaaaaaaaaaatagcgaATTTAGACACTTGTAGTTGTATCTCAATTCCGACAcacaaccccttttttttttgaatgaacaCACAACCCCTTTATATGAAACCAACCttagattttcaaaaaaaaacacgacTCGATATATACCCATTTTAGTTATAATCGGGGGTTGTCATGGAAAACATTATTAATCATGAAAACATTGTCATATCAGCAATTTTATCAGCACCTTTGccaataaagaaagaaagaatttCACCTGTTTTCGTGGGtagattgtattttttttttttttttttgaaactccgTGGGTAGATTGTATAATTCGTAATAATAATGAGGCCTTACAACTTGTACAAGTGTGTTAATAGAAAGGTCTTACAAATGTGTTAAAGTCCTAAAGCAGTCGTATGATCCCAATTAGTTTTGCAGTGATGCACCACGAAAGGCTCATTGTTAGGACCATACGAAATCTGTAATAGAGCCTATAGTTGTCCTATCTAATAGCTGAGAAAAGTTAGCCCAATAGTGTTAGTTTCAAATCAGAAACTTAGCGTAAAATATATTATGGAACAAAGGAAGCAAAAAAGATTATGAGTATTTGCACTCTACTAGACACAAACAAAATCTCATAATTAGGTGGATACACATTTCAGGTTTGCTTAGGTTTTGTCAACATTTCTATGATCAATATACCCTTATTTCTTATCTGATCATACTTACTGAGAAAAATTAGCCAAATAGTATTAATTTCAAATCAGAAACTTAGCGTGAGATATATTATGGAACAAATGAagcaaaaaatattatgaatatttgcACTCTACTAGACACAAACAAAATCTCATAATTAGGTAGATACACATTTCAGGTTTGCTTAGGTTTTGTCGACATTTCTATGACCAATATACTCTTATTTCTTATCTGATCATAACCTAATGTTTGCATGTAGcccaaatattttttagattctATTTCTGATAAACCAAATTCACACGAAAGCTTCTATGTTAGACAAGTTGaattattctattattttaaaaatgtttcccttaatattaaatttctcGAATTTTGAAAGGTTTTTCCAGTTCCTCTTTTATATTCCACTGTATGTCTCTTCATCCATTTATATCCTAAATACTTCACTAATTTCACGACTCCTTTCCTCCAAATCCATTCGGTCGCGTTTAGTTTCCAAACGGATCCCAGCGGCAGTGAAACGCCTCACAATCCCTGCATTTCCCTAGACTATGCTGAgaagattaaatatatagatgATTTCCTTGGCGTATCATTGGGTCATGTTAACATGTTCCCCCACCTAATTCTCCTCAACCCACTACTCCTGTCAGCAGGAGCAACCCAATGAGCGGTAGTCCTCCTGTTGATGTGTAACATTATCCAAAATGCCATGCGTTTTTCTAATTACGATACACTACCAACTAGCAATATAAGTCTACCCAACAAACTGCAACACCATTTTTGCTTTCGAAGGTTTAGCAATGTTATTCACCGACGATTGTGAGGCTGACATTAAAAGaaaatgttacatatatatcataCGTAAAACACTGTTACAGGATAGCATAACGTTATGACGAACGTTGTGTCTGTCAAATCTTTTTTTGCACTTTACATAGTGTTTTATATGTGATCTGTTAATTAGTTCTTTCGATAACGATTTATTAGTTGTGCGTATAACTTATGATAACATACAATAATTATTGttagcattattaaaaattaaaaaaaatatataaaaatattttaaagctTTTATATATCAACTCCTTTTTACAAAATAACCAAAACCTAAAcataaaccaaaactaaacctAAACTAAATCTAAAGCTAAAGCTCAGCTGTCATTCTTACGCAACACCGagcgttcttcttcttctcctcctccactTCTTGTGAATTACTTGGGCAactctattttaatacaaaacaGTTAGATTAGTTGGGTTCTATTGCATTTGATGATAAGATACCTTCAAATTCATGTCAATTTCTTCAAACATACTGTCTCTTTGCAGCTGCAACAATACATCAAAACTTGTCTCAGATTAGTTGTCTCAGATTACTTTTATTTAAACGTGTATTTTTAAAAGCCATTGTTATTGAACTTATCATTTGAAAAACGTACTTTAAGTCGTAGATTTTAGAGTTCTTCAAATATATACagtgtttgaacaaaaaaaatttagttataaaaataaaaatacaaaactcgGAGTTTTAGATAAGATTCTAAAatggtttaacaaaaatcatacAAATTCATCTAAAAGCATCTAAAACAcacattaaaaatcaaattgcTCTAAGTCACTTCAAATTGCATATTGAATACACCATTctaaattcttattacttaaACATGTCTCAGAGTTGATAATCTGGATGAAGTTATTTCTTTTTTAGCCAAATCACTTTATTATTGGACACCCAAGTAAAAAATGAACTAGCAAAGTCAGTTGCTAGCTTCACAAACCAAATTCCATCATAGAAATAATATagtcaacaaaatatataaaataaaacatattattgGTTTGAGAAATTAGGACTCATACCAAAGAACTTTAGCGTATTTAGCAATCTAACAAAATTCACTATTTCGTAACTGTACACAATCATATATGACTCTGCTACCCCTATAATACAACAACCCATTTTGCTCgaaaatatacacaaaatctTGAAACTGGATACGTGaagattttattttctgttataaggggggtgtattcaactgagagtttcacgtgatttgtattaaaatgacaaatccactgttattcaaacatgaattttaaaaactcatttaaaatccacttgtattgaacttgacatttcgtaaagtactctgaaatccactgttattgaaaatattttaagttgtgggattttaaagttttgaggtgattttagggtgtttgggtggagtttcttagttaaaaaaaaataaaattcaaatctcattgttttaggtgatattctagagtagtttaacaaaaatcacttaaatctctgcaacttattaaaatcatctaaaactccattaaaaaccaaatcacatcaaatgctaaattgaatatATCCCcctaatattttaaactttcaTCTCTCTTTCACAAGACGTGAAGAAAACTAGAACATAGACTGCCTGTCAAATTAAAATCCCaatggaaaaataaaaacaaaaacaagaagaagaagaagaaacagagcacgaagaaagagaagaacagACAGCCATGGAAGAATCAGAAAAAGTTTTTCTTCTACGTAATTATAATTctcatttcttatatttaatcatataattTCAATTGCtaactaacaaatatatcaTTACAGTAACAaaagtcaaagatctgacaaacccatcatcagcctcatcatcttcatcatgggAAACCAGAGAGGAAGTAAATGATCTCTGTGTACAAATCTCCAGCAacgatgaaggagaagaagaagaagagaattcTCCAATACGAGAAGTAGCACTTATATTTATCTCATCTCTACTattctctttattttctttccttgtCAATTCTCCAACCTGCCTTATcccaagaatttttttttattgcgaTATTTTGCAAGATCTTTCTTTTCCTAAGTAACTCAGAAATTAAATTGGAATAAGTTTCTTTATTGTTGTCTTCAAATTTACATAAAAGTAGAATTGAAACTTTCTATATTAGTTGATTTGTTTAGGTAAATTTTTCTAGGAGAGATGAGTTTTATCAATCTACAAAATTTGTCTTTTAATTGGATTGACCTTTGAGGTACTCCCACCAAATCTCTATCTTTGAGTTGATTGGGAGTGTAGTTTTTCTTCATGTGTTCAGTTCTTCATGTGTCTTCAACTGATGATGCGGCAGCGAACGACACATTTGGTAGTCTCCTGGCTGTGGGTGATAACCATAAATTCTTAATGCCCTCAAACGACGGCGAAATTACAGTTGCAATTAAACACTTGTTAACAACATGGAGTGATTCTCTAGTTGTAATAAAATGCAATAATTATTTTCTGTGTAATGTTTagataactaaatttattacCAGTTCGGAAAATTGTTAACCGTAAACTCTATTCAATGGATAGTCACAAAAATTATTGTACCATAACAATGAATTCTGGATAACTGAAAATCTGGTTTTTCATTACCGTTAACAAGCTATCAAATAAGTTACATATCCAACCACAAATTTAACAAGCACTCTTACATCATGGACTGTAAAGGTATAATAATTTAGAGCTAATATTTTTATAGGCATATCCATTAATTATGTTAGCCATCCAAAACATATGGTAACTATTCACAAAGAAAATTGGACATTtaataattgatatatatatatttcttctccATCTATCAAATCTTGGATTTAATGAAATTGTCTATTTGGTTGAGGGTCTAATTGTGTATCGTATTCTAGTATCAAttatgatcaatggtttaaggTCTAAGCTGTTATTACTGTGTTTAGTGTATTGGTTTAGAGCTTAGAGTTTAGAGCTTAGGCTCTagggtttattatttagttatggTTTATGACttggttagggtttagggtttacgatttTGGGTTTAACGTTTAAGATTTAgcgtttaaggtttagagtttaggatttagggtttattatttggttagggtttatgatttggttagggtttagggtttacgattGTGTACAGTTAGGAAATAGAAAATTTTTGGATGACTAAGTTTAGTACCAGTTCGTAAAATTGTTAACCGTAAACTCTATTCAATGGATAGTTAGAAAAATTATTGTACCATAACAATGAATTATAGACAATTGAAAGTTCGGTTTCTCATTACCATTAATAAACTATCAAACAAGTTACACATCCAACTATAAAATTAACAAGCAATCTTACATCATGGACTATAAcggtataataatttatagctaatttttttattgaccTA contains these protein-coding regions:
- the LOC108840806 gene encoding zinc finger protein AZF1 → MALDTLNSPTSTTTTTTTTTTAPSPFLTEPENLESWTKRKRTKRHRIDDQANPPSEEEYLALCLLMLARGSSDDNHHSSHPPLPPPPPSDHHHRDYKCSVCGKSFPSYQALGGHKTSHRKPVSNNNNIINHDGNSNSGNGSITNNGNISNGLIGRSGKTHKCSICFKSFPSGQALGGHKRCHYDGGNGNSYVNGNGSNSHGFDLNLPADQVFEVSCDETLGKSQLSGEETRSPL